In a single window of the Methanofollis sp. genome:
- a CDS encoding prenyltransferase, with amino-acid sequence MFREDPDIIESIDSENINAARTTEGVRGEKCEGVNIRQINRAKTDRWYGNVCGDIRFMIRSREYDYDDKKTVTPPAGGDGFDFRTFRHILRIEGLIPFTGCAILIGFAVALWEVGFSGADWRLFGIAVVAVLLVHIDAHIWNDIMDLEVDRREKSRETKRDRPLVYGWATVGDYRKMSAIITVLVVVLTAYLTMQRILIPLLFIMGFFFDYGYNHPRIALGHQPYTEWYIFPWLVVGVTVTIVYAATGIFSLLAFILSLLHGLTVTCFAVSMMRRDVHSDRLGGKKTSSVVSPEIPHATVYGIVTLLVSVLMFYPLVSILGSTEFAYLLILTTAVIAAMNTVCGARIDQLCTRALYSVYPDFESKANTLMLQQVGASMVHAVAITVIVLTSGGIV; translated from the coding sequence TTGTTTCGGGAGGACCCTGACATCATCGAGAGTATCGACAGCGAAAATATTAATGCCGCCCGGACCACTGAAGGCGTTCGAGGCGAAAAGTGCGAAGGAGTGAATATCCGCCAGATTAACAGAGCGAAGACAGATCGTTGGTATGGAAATGTGTGCGGTGATATCCGTTTCATGATACGGTCCAGAGAGTACGATTATGATGACAAAAAAACTGTGACGCCTCCTGCTGGAGGAGATGGCTTCGACTTTCGCACATTCCGGCACATCCTGCGGATCGAGGGGCTCATTCCTTTTACCGGGTGTGCAATTCTCATCGGGTTTGCAGTGGCACTCTGGGAAGTCGGTTTTTCAGGCGCTGACTGGCGCTTATTTGGTATCGCGGTTGTCGCAGTTCTCCTCGTCCACATCGATGCCCACATCTGGAATGATATCATGGATCTCGAGGTTGACCGGCGTGAAAAGAGCAGGGAAACGAAACGTGACCGGCCCCTCGTCTATGGGTGGGCTACTGTCGGCGATTACAGGAAGATGTCCGCGATTATCACGGTCCTGGTGGTGGTCCTCACCGCATACCTGACGATGCAGCGGATTTTGATCCCACTCCTGTTTATCATGGGATTTTTTTTCGATTATGGCTATAACCATCCCCGCATCGCGCTGGGGCACCAGCCCTATACCGAATGGTACATTTTTCCCTGGCTGGTCGTCGGCGTGACGGTGACGATCGTTTATGCCGCGACCGGCATATTCTCTCTCCTGGCCTTCATCCTGTCGCTCCTGCACGGCCTGACGGTGACCTGTTTCGCGGTATCGATGATGCGTCGGGACGTACATTCCGACCGGTTGGGGGGGAAAAAGACATCTTCCGTCGTGTCTCCGGAGATCCCGCACGCCACGGTGTACGGCATCGTTACCTTGCTTGTGTCCGTCCTGATGTTCTACCCTCTTGTTTCCATTCTCGGCAGTACGGAGTTCGCATATCTTCTTATCCTCACAACGGCCGTTATCGCAGCGATGAACACGGTTTGCGGGGCAAGAATTGATCAACTGTGCACCCGCGCGTTGTACTCCGTTTATCCTGATTTCGAGTCGAAAGCCAACACGTTAATGTTGCAGCAGGTGGGAGCATCGATGGTCCATGCCGTGGCGATCACCGTGATCGTACTGACGTCCGGGGGGATTGTATGA
- a CDS encoding potassium/proton antiporter, whose protein sequence is MYSYMALTLEIVLVGIALLFLISIIANKFSERLGVPALLIFLIVGMLAGSEGPGGIPFDDPVIAQAIGIIALAYILFSGGLNTKWEQIQPVLWPGIALSTLGVVLTAVLLGAFAVLVLGFSPLTGLLLGAVVSSTDAAAVFSVLRMARARLKGNLRPFLELESGSNDPMAVLLTTGIIGLILTPGSSIFSLVPMFVQQMAVGSMLGYVMGMVLVSLVNRIRLESEGLYPVLTLTIVLLTYGLTSTLGGNGFIAVYVAGLVMGNSTFVYRKSLVQFHDGIAWLMQIVMFLALGLLVFPSQLALAVVPGLLAALFLILVARPVAVLVTLLPWKMPMNEKILVSWVGLRGAVPIILATYPLVAGVPGADLIFNMVFFIVIVSALVHGTSIPAVARRLGLAAPVEEPLKLSREFEAESDTPSKMLDLVIPPDSPAVGKQVVDLGLPKGALIILMQKGKNRFVPGGSTVIGAGDTLLFLTTEDLVDEVRARLVGTEGEVSMQTGE, encoded by the coding sequence ATGTACTCATACATGGCGCTCACCCTCGAAATCGTGCTTGTCGGCATAGCGTTGCTCTTCCTGATCAGCATCATCGCAAACAAGTTCTCTGAGCGTCTCGGCGTCCCCGCCCTCCTTATCTTCCTCATTGTCGGGATGCTGGCGGGTTCGGAGGGCCCGGGCGGGATCCCGTTCGACGACCCCGTGATTGCGCAGGCCATCGGGATTATTGCGCTTGCCTACATCCTCTTCTCGGGCGGCCTCAACACGAAGTGGGAACAGATCCAGCCTGTGCTCTGGCCGGGGATCGCCCTCTCTACCCTCGGCGTCGTCCTGACTGCAGTCCTGCTCGGCGCATTTGCCGTCCTGGTCCTCGGGTTCTCCCCGCTTACGGGCCTTCTCCTCGGTGCGGTCGTCTCGTCCACCGATGCGGCTGCAGTCTTTTCAGTCCTGCGGATGGCACGAGCGCGCCTGAAAGGAAACCTGCGGCCGTTCCTCGAACTGGAGTCGGGGAGCAACGACCCGATGGCGGTCCTTCTCACCACCGGCATTATCGGCCTCATCCTCACCCCGGGATCGTCGATCTTCTCCCTCGTCCCGATGTTCGTGCAGCAGATGGCGGTCGGCAGCATGCTCGGCTACGTGATGGGCATGGTCCTTGTGTCTCTCGTCAACCGTATCAGGCTGGAGTCCGAAGGGCTGTACCCCGTGCTCACCCTGACCATAGTGCTGTTGACCTACGGGCTGACCTCCACACTCGGAGGAAACGGGTTTATCGCGGTCTATGTCGCTGGCCTTGTCATGGGCAACAGCACCTTCGTTTACAGGAAAAGTCTGGTCCAGTTCCACGACGGGATCGCATGGCTGATGCAGATCGTGATGTTCCTTGCACTGGGTTTGCTCGTCTTCCCCTCGCAGCTCGCTCTGGCGGTCGTTCCGGGCCTGCTCGCCGCTCTCTTCCTGATCCTGGTCGCACGGCCGGTTGCTGTCCTGGTCACGCTGCTCCCCTGGAAGATGCCGATGAACGAGAAGATCCTGGTCTCGTGGGTGGGACTGCGGGGGGCCGTCCCGATCATCCTCGCGACTTATCCCCTCGTGGCAGGAGTGCCCGGTGCGGACCTGATTTTTAATATGGTCTTTTTCATCGTCATCGTCTCGGCGCTGGTCCACGGGACATCGATCCCCGCCGTCGCCCGTCGGCTCGGTCTCGCCGCCCCGGTCGAAGAACCGCTCAAACTCTCGCGGGAGTTCGAGGCGGAATCCGATACTCCGAGCAAAATGCTCGACCTGGTCATCCCCCCGGACTCCCCGGCTGTGGGAAAGCAGGTCGTCGACCTGGGGTTGCCGAAAGGTGCCCTTATCATTCTCATGCAGAAAGGGAAGAACCGCTTTGTCCCGGGCGGCAGCACCGTCATCGGGGCCGGCGATACGCTCCTCTTCCTGACGACGGAGGACCTGGTGGATGAGGTTCGTGCCAGATTGGTCGGGACGGAGGGGGAGGTGTCGATGCAGACAGGGGAGTGA
- a CDS encoding type II toxin-antitoxin system RelE/ParE family toxin encodes MSYRVFFSATARRDIKRIPKDYALAIGEELMSLAGETDPKRHVKKIQGGQNPPFYSLRVGEYRAILTIVDDVMVIHVIEVGHRRTVYRKY; translated from the coding sequence ATGAGTTACCGCGTCTTCTTCTCCGCGACGGCCCGCCGTGACATCAAGCGTATCCCGAAGGACTACGCCCTCGCGATCGGTGAAGAACTGATGTCGCTCGCCGGGGAGACGGACCCGAAGAGGCATGTGAAGAAGATACAGGGAGGACAGAACCCGCCATTTTACTCTCTCAGGGTCGGCGAATACCGCGCCATCCTCACCATCGTCGACGACGTGATGGTCATCCACGTGATCGAGGTGGGACATCGGCGTACAGTGTATCGGAAATACTGA
- a CDS encoding MATE family efflux transporter, with the protein MKNQWETITRAYPWHFIGFLVLAMLIPRLYELTNVYWIGQISFDALAITEQYEFIAVTIEIVNEAIPFGILALIAQNYHNRERVISILKAGLILHVTFALIVTSIVLLFTSEFVSTIGTPIEIVRMTTQYLVLKSVALPFEAVAYLFLIAIKSMQKGREALYLVLVSVILNMILDLFLISNTSLSLHLGIQGVAIGYVISKIALMVISLLYTLHLLHLDWVTIASTTWKENVVPLFKIGGWTGLDSLVRNVGYMGLLLVLNVIGTNEFGGYGLAMWVMWTLLIPVLALGEGTSVVVGNYFGEKKYREAKNVVITSMILVIAIMVAIALIGVLYWENISAFFNPNPEMVKYSTETFWWLIIPYIGFGIGTVLRSVFYGTGQTRYIFYIACFVNIGMILPYVALVKLGFIPATFTSVMMFYTISFLADPVLAYIGVRRAITRVFPANEGGSTRTGVSP; encoded by the coding sequence TCGGCCAGATCAGTTTTGACGCCCTGGCAATCACGGAGCAATACGAGTTCATCGCCGTGACGATCGAAATTGTCAACGAAGCGATACCATTCGGGATACTGGCGCTGATCGCACAGAACTATCACAACCGTGAAAGAGTCATCTCCATCTTAAAAGCAGGGCTGATCCTGCATGTGACCTTTGCCCTGATCGTCACCTCGATCGTCCTCCTCTTCACATCGGAGTTCGTGTCGACGATCGGGACACCCATCGAGATCGTCCGGATGACCACACAATATCTTGTGTTGAAGTCGGTCGCCCTCCCATTCGAGGCCGTGGCCTACCTCTTCCTCATCGCCATCAAGTCCATGCAGAAGGGCAGGGAGGCGCTCTACCTTGTCCTCGTCTCGGTCATCCTCAACATGATCCTCGACCTCTTCCTCATCTCGAACACCTCCCTCTCGCTCCACCTCGGCATACAGGGCGTGGCAATCGGGTACGTGATATCGAAGATCGCCCTGATGGTGATATCGCTCCTCTATACCCTTCACCTGCTTCATCTGGACTGGGTGACCATCGCCTCGACAACGTGGAAGGAAAATGTCGTCCCGCTGTTCAAAATCGGAGGGTGGACCGGTCTCGACTCCCTCGTGCGCAACGTGGGGTACATGGGCCTGCTCCTCGTGCTGAACGTCATCGGCACCAACGAGTTCGGCGGCTACGGGCTCGCCATGTGGGTAATGTGGACGCTCCTCATCCCGGTCCTCGCACTCGGGGAGGGGACGAGCGTCGTCGTCGGGAACTACTTCGGCGAGAAAAAGTACCGTGAGGCCAAGAACGTCGTGATCACGTCGATGATCCTCGTGATCGCGATCATGGTCGCGATCGCACTGATCGGGGTTCTGTACTGGGAAAACATCTCTGCCTTCTTCAATCCGAACCCCGAGATGGTGAAATACTCCACCGAAACATTCTGGTGGCTGATCATCCCCTATATCGGCTTTGGAATCGGCACGGTCCTGAGAAGCGTGTTTTACGGGACGGGCCAGACACGCTACATCTTCTATATCGCCTGCTTCGTGAACATCGGCATGATCCTGCCCTATGTGGCCCTGGTAAAATTGGGCTTTATTCCGGCCACCTTTACGAGCGTGATGATGTTCTATACGATCTCCTTCCTCGCCGATCCGGTGCTGGCCTATATCGGGGTAAGGAGGGCGATCACGCGAGTATTTCCCGCGAACGAGGGCGGTTCGACACGGACAGGTGTATCTCCCTGA